A portion of the Cryptomeria japonica chromosome 5, Sugi_1.0, whole genome shotgun sequence genome contains these proteins:
- the LOC131036381 gene encoding potassium transporter 6 isoform X1, giving the protein MFWQYFLLYLSQMDLEARGFAHVAEKESWKTVLILAYQSLGVVYGDLSISPLYVYRNTFAGDIQHSETNEEIYGVLSFVFWTLTLIPLFKYVFIVLRADDNGEGGTFALYSLLCRHAKISLLPNGQVADEELSNYKLEDPPETKAGSRVKGVLEKHKILHTVLLLVALIGTCMVIGDGVLTPAISVFSAVSGLELSMSHHEYAVVPITCLILVGLFALQHYGTHRVGFMFAPIVLTWLICISAIGLYNIIHWNPHVYQAFSPYYMYKFLKKTQRGGWMSLGGILLCITGSEAMFADLGHFSQLSIKIAFTSIVYPAVILAYMGQAAYISRHHTISGNYQFGFYVSVPEHIRWPVLGIAILASVVGSQAIITGTFSIIKQCTALGCFPRVKVVHTSNKIYGQIYIPEINWILMTLCLAVTVGFRDTKRMGNAAGLAVITVMLVTTCLMSLVIVLCWHKSALLALCFILCFGSIEALYFSASLIKFLEGAWVPLVLALIFMSIMYAWHYGTIKKYEFDMQNKVSMKWLLGLGPSLGIVRVPGIGLIHTELVTGIPAIFSHFVTNLPAFHQVLVFVCIKSVPVPYVLPEERFLIGRVGPKEYRLYRCIVRYGYRDAHMDDHEFENQLIFSIGEFIQSERKSPRASNDFCQDGKMTVIGTTRKEDIKFHEEDECMPSASISNIRSPIIQSIHDITEINSPKVTKRKKVRFLLPNSPEMDPSVRDELQELSEAKESGTAFILGHSYVKAKKGSSFLKKLVINVAYDFLRKNCRGPSTALSIPHISLLEVGMVYQV; this is encoded by the exons ATGTTCTGGcaatattttttattgtatttgTCCCAAATGGATCTGGAGGCCAGAGGCTTTGCTCATGTTGCAGAG AAAGAATCTTGGAAGACCGTTTTAATCTTAGCCTATCAAAGCCTTGGTGTGGTTTATGGAGATTTGAGTATATCTCCCCTTTATGTTTATAGAAACACGTTCGCTGGGGATATTCAGCACTCAGAGACCAACGAGGAGATATATGGAGTATTATCCTTTGTCTTCTGGACGTTAACCTTAATACCTCTATTCAAATATGTGTTTATAGTGCTGAGAGCTGATGACAATGGGGAAG GTGGAACTTTTGCATTGTATTCTTTATTATGTAGGCATGCCAAAATTAGCCTTTTACCAAATGGCCAGGTTGCTGATGAGGAACTTTCAAACTATAAATTGGAAGATCCTCCTGAAACAAAGGCTGGGTCAAGGGTGAAAGGTGTGCTTGAAAAGCATAAAATCTTGCACACGGTATTGCTTCTTGTTGCTCTGATTGGCACGTGCATGGTTATTGGTGATGGGGTGTTGACTCCTGCCATTTCTG TTTTCTCTGCAGTATCAGGCCTCGAGCTTTCAATGTCACACCATGAAT ATGCGGTGGTTCCTATTACATGTCTTATATTGGTGGGCCTATTTGCACTGCAACACTATGGTACACATCGGGTGGGTTTCATGTTTGCACCAATTGTCCTGACTTGGCTAATATGCATCAGTGCCATTGGCCTATACAATATCATACACTGGAATCCCCATGTTTATCAAGCATTCTCTCCATATTACATGTACAAATTTCTGAAGAAGACACAAAGAGGAGGATGGATGTCCTTAGGAGGCATTCTATTGTGCATAACAG GCTCAGAAGCAATGTTTGCAGATCTTGGGCACTTTTCACAGTTATCAATCAAG ATTGCTTTCACTTCTATAGTTTATCCTGCGGTAATTTTAGCATACATGGGGCAAGCTGCTTACATCTCTAGACATCATACCATCAGTGGTAACTATCAATTTGGTTTTTACGTATCTGTACCAG AGCATATAAGATGGCCTGTACTGGGTATTGCGATACTTGCATCAGTGGTTGGAAGCCAAGCAATCATTACAGGAACATTTTCGATCATTAAGCAGTGTACAGCACTAGGTTGCTTTCCTAGAGTGAAGGTGGTGCATACTTCAAACAAAATTTATGGACAGATCTACATTCCAGAAATCAACTGGATCTTAATGACCCTTTGTCTTGCTGTAACTGTTGGGTTTAGAGACACTAAACGAATGGGAAATGCAGCTG GTTTGGCTGTCATCACTGTAATGCTGGTGACGACATGTCTCATGTCTTTGGTAATTGTTTTGTGCTGGCACAAGAGTGCACTTCTGGCTCTATGCTTCATCCTTTGCTTTGGGTCAATTGAGGCTCTTTACTTTTCAGCTTCCCTTATTAAATTCCTTGAAGGGGCCTGGGTACCTTTAGTTCTTGCACTCATATTCATGTCTATAATGTATGCATGGCATTATGGGACCATTAAAAAATATGAGTTTGACATGCAAAACAAAGTCTCCATGAAGTGGTTGCTTGGTCTTGGGCCTAGTTTGGGGATTGTACGTGTCCCAGGTATCGGGCTTATACACACAGAGCTGGTAACAGGAATACCtgcaatattttcacattttgtaacCAATCTTCCAGCATTCCATCAGGTGCTTGTCTTTGTATGCATCAAGTCAGTGCCAGTGCCTTATGTTCTACCTGAGGAAAGATTTCTTATTGGACGAGTGGGGCCTAAAGAGTACAGGCTATATAGATGCATTGTGAGATATGGATATCGTGATGCTCATATGGATGACCATGAATTTGAAAATCAGCTTATCTTCAGCATTGGGGAGTTTATTCAGTCAGAAAGGAAAAGTCCTCGTGCAAGCAATGATTTTTGTCAAGATGGAAAGATGACTGTAATTGGAACAACCAGAAAAGAAGATATCAAGTTTCATGAAGAAGATGAGTGCATGCCATCTGCTTCCATATCTAATATTAGGTCCCCAATTATTCAAAGCATCCATGATATTACAGAGATTAAttctccaaaggtaacaaaaagaAAGAAAGTAAGGTTTTTGTTGCCAAATAGCCCTGAAATGGATCCTTCTGTAAGAGATGAACTCCAAGAGCTTTCTGAGGCCAAGGAATCTGGAACCGCTTTTATTCTTGGACACTCCTATGTGAAGGCAAAGAAAGGATCATCTTTTCTAAAGAAGCTTGTTATCAATGTGGCGTATGACTTCCTAAGAAAAAATTGCAGGGGGCCATCAACTGCTCTGAGCATACCCCATATTTCACTCTTAGAGGTTGGTATGGTTTATCAGGTTTGA
- the LOC131036381 gene encoding potassium transporter 6 isoform X2, protein MVIGDGVLTPAISVFSAVSGLELSMSHHEYAVVPITCLILVGLFALQHYGTHRVGFMFAPIVLTWLICISAIGLYNIIHWNPHVYQAFSPYYMYKFLKKTQRGGWMSLGGILLCITGSEAMFADLGHFSQLSIKIAFTSIVYPAVILAYMGQAAYISRHHTISGNYQFGFYVSVPEHIRWPVLGIAILASVVGSQAIITGTFSIIKQCTALGCFPRVKVVHTSNKIYGQIYIPEINWILMTLCLAVTVGFRDTKRMGNAAGLAVITVMLVTTCLMSLVIVLCWHKSALLALCFILCFGSIEALYFSASLIKFLEGAWVPLVLALIFMSIMYAWHYGTIKKYEFDMQNKVSMKWLLGLGPSLGIVRVPGIGLIHTELVTGIPAIFSHFVTNLPAFHQVLVFVCIKSVPVPYVLPEERFLIGRVGPKEYRLYRCIVRYGYRDAHMDDHEFENQLIFSIGEFIQSERKSPRASNDFCQDGKMTVIGTTRKEDIKFHEEDECMPSASISNIRSPIIQSIHDITEINSPKVTKRKKVRFLLPNSPEMDPSVRDELQELSEAKESGTAFILGHSYVKAKKGSSFLKKLVINVAYDFLRKNCRGPSTALSIPHISLLEVGMVYQV, encoded by the exons ATGGTTATTGGTGATGGGGTGTTGACTCCTGCCATTTCTG TTTTCTCTGCAGTATCAGGCCTCGAGCTTTCAATGTCACACCATGAAT ATGCGGTGGTTCCTATTACATGTCTTATATTGGTGGGCCTATTTGCACTGCAACACTATGGTACACATCGGGTGGGTTTCATGTTTGCACCAATTGTCCTGACTTGGCTAATATGCATCAGTGCCATTGGCCTATACAATATCATACACTGGAATCCCCATGTTTATCAAGCATTCTCTCCATATTACATGTACAAATTTCTGAAGAAGACACAAAGAGGAGGATGGATGTCCTTAGGAGGCATTCTATTGTGCATAACAG GCTCAGAAGCAATGTTTGCAGATCTTGGGCACTTTTCACAGTTATCAATCAAG ATTGCTTTCACTTCTATAGTTTATCCTGCGGTAATTTTAGCATACATGGGGCAAGCTGCTTACATCTCTAGACATCATACCATCAGTGGTAACTATCAATTTGGTTTTTACGTATCTGTACCAG AGCATATAAGATGGCCTGTACTGGGTATTGCGATACTTGCATCAGTGGTTGGAAGCCAAGCAATCATTACAGGAACATTTTCGATCATTAAGCAGTGTACAGCACTAGGTTGCTTTCCTAGAGTGAAGGTGGTGCATACTTCAAACAAAATTTATGGACAGATCTACATTCCAGAAATCAACTGGATCTTAATGACCCTTTGTCTTGCTGTAACTGTTGGGTTTAGAGACACTAAACGAATGGGAAATGCAGCTG GTTTGGCTGTCATCACTGTAATGCTGGTGACGACATGTCTCATGTCTTTGGTAATTGTTTTGTGCTGGCACAAGAGTGCACTTCTGGCTCTATGCTTCATCCTTTGCTTTGGGTCAATTGAGGCTCTTTACTTTTCAGCTTCCCTTATTAAATTCCTTGAAGGGGCCTGGGTACCTTTAGTTCTTGCACTCATATTCATGTCTATAATGTATGCATGGCATTATGGGACCATTAAAAAATATGAGTTTGACATGCAAAACAAAGTCTCCATGAAGTGGTTGCTTGGTCTTGGGCCTAGTTTGGGGATTGTACGTGTCCCAGGTATCGGGCTTATACACACAGAGCTGGTAACAGGAATACCtgcaatattttcacattttgtaacCAATCTTCCAGCATTCCATCAGGTGCTTGTCTTTGTATGCATCAAGTCAGTGCCAGTGCCTTATGTTCTACCTGAGGAAAGATTTCTTATTGGACGAGTGGGGCCTAAAGAGTACAGGCTATATAGATGCATTGTGAGATATGGATATCGTGATGCTCATATGGATGACCATGAATTTGAAAATCAGCTTATCTTCAGCATTGGGGAGTTTATTCAGTCAGAAAGGAAAAGTCCTCGTGCAAGCAATGATTTTTGTCAAGATGGAAAGATGACTGTAATTGGAACAACCAGAAAAGAAGATATCAAGTTTCATGAAGAAGATGAGTGCATGCCATCTGCTTCCATATCTAATATTAGGTCCCCAATTATTCAAAGCATCCATGATATTACAGAGATTAAttctccaaaggtaacaaaaagaAAGAAAGTAAGGTTTTTGTTGCCAAATAGCCCTGAAATGGATCCTTCTGTAAGAGATGAACTCCAAGAGCTTTCTGAGGCCAAGGAATCTGGAACCGCTTTTATTCTTGGACACTCCTATGTGAAGGCAAAGAAAGGATCATCTTTTCTAAAGAAGCTTGTTATCAATGTGGCGTATGACTTCCTAAGAAAAAATTGCAGGGGGCCATCAACTGCTCTGAGCATACCCCATATTTCACTCTTAGAGGTTGGTATGGTTTATCAGGTTTGA